In Arsenicicoccus dermatophilus, a genomic segment contains:
- a CDS encoding replication initiator, producing MSVVDSHSGAPTRTPGKTGASSFGSFPGFGEGAPLDLPTTPAVVSSLVSRFADGTHDALADAIASVGNCTHPIRLTGHSTTVDAKTGEVLSTFSSAQAPLGEVLIPCGNRRAHICPACSRVYARDTFELIRAGITGGKTIPAAVATAPLLFVTFTAPSFGLVHGTRPDNAKCRPRSGDRVERCPHGVRLACNRVHHDDDPVVGSPLCWDCYDWTTALVWQWWAPELWRRTTITIRRHLAAHLGTTPSRLREVASLQFAKVAEYQTRGAIHFHALIRLDGPEGPGTPAPIDGDTLATLITTAARAVTCPAPAAADWDTPRTLAWGRQIDVKTITTGPHHLRTSDDLSPEQVAGYLAKYATKDATDLRTDAHRPHLAKLAAHARHLGLLAAVRDGRRARGKTPTAGGVDPKTGRDVYALLGKWAHMLGFRGHFATKSRTYSVTLGKLRRARQRFQRLAAQAAREGRPLDTRDLEARLLADDEDETTLVIGSWTYAGTGWPRPGDAALATAAATRAREYHQWRAQQRRSLPTPAR from the coding sequence GTGAGCGTGGTGGACAGCCACAGTGGCGCACCCACCCGCACCCCAGGAAAGACCGGCGCGTCGTCGTTCGGGTCGTTTCCGGGGTTCGGGGAGGGTGCACCGCTGGACCTGCCCACCACCCCCGCCGTTGTCTCATCCCTCGTCTCCCGGTTCGCCGACGGCACCCACGACGCCCTCGCCGACGCCATCGCCTCCGTCGGCAACTGCACCCACCCCATCCGCCTCACCGGCCACTCCACCACCGTGGATGCCAAGACGGGTGAGGTCCTGTCCACCTTCTCCTCCGCGCAGGCGCCTCTGGGTGAGGTGCTGATCCCGTGCGGGAACCGCCGCGCCCACATCTGCCCCGCCTGCAGCCGCGTCTACGCCCGCGACACCTTCGAGCTCATCCGCGCCGGCATCACCGGCGGCAAGACCATCCCCGCCGCTGTCGCCACCGCGCCCCTGCTGTTCGTGACGTTCACCGCGCCCTCCTTCGGACTTGTTCACGGCACCCGACCCGACAACGCCAAGTGCCGACCCCGCTCCGGTGATCGGGTGGAGCGCTGCCCCCACGGCGTTCGCCTCGCCTGCAACCGGGTCCACCACGACGACGACCCGGTGGTGGGGTCCCCGTTGTGCTGGGACTGCTACGACTGGACCACAGCCCTCGTCTGGCAATGGTGGGCCCCCGAACTCTGGCGCCGCACCACCATCACCATCCGCCGCCACCTCGCCGCCCACCTCGGCACCACCCCGTCACGATTGCGGGAGGTGGCATCCCTGCAGTTCGCCAAGGTCGCCGAGTACCAGACCCGCGGCGCCATCCACTTCCACGCCCTCATCCGCCTCGACGGACCAGAAGGCCCCGGCACACCAGCACCCATCGACGGCGACACTCTCGCCACCCTCATCACCACCGCCGCAAGAGCAGTCACCTGCCCAGCCCCGGCCGCCGCCGACTGGGACACACCCCGCACCCTCGCCTGGGGACGCCAGATCGACGTCAAGACCATCACCACCGGCCCACATCACCTGCGCACGTCGGACGACCTGTCCCCCGAGCAGGTCGCCGGGTACCTCGCCAAGTACGCCACTAAGGACGCCACCGACCTCCGCACCGACGCCCACCGACCCCACCTCGCGAAGTTGGCCGCCCACGCACGTCACCTGGGCCTGCTGGCCGCCGTCCGGGACGGCCGCCGCGCCCGCGGCAAGACCCCCACCGCCGGGGGCGTGGACCCCAAGACGGGCCGCGACGTGTACGCGCTCCTGGGGAAGTGGGCCCACATGCTCGGCTTCCGCGGCCACTTCGCCACCAAGAGCCGCACCTACTCCGTCACCCTCGGCAAGCTCCGCCGAGCACGCCAGCGATTCCAACGCCTCGCAGCCCAAGCAGCCCGTGAAGGCCGGCCCCTGGACACCCGCGACCTCGAAGCGCGATTGCTGGCCGATGACGAGGACGAGACGACGTTGGTGATCGGGTCCTGGACCTACGCGGGCACCGGCTGGCCACGCCCCGGCGACGCCGCCCTCGCCACCGCCGCAGCCACCCGCGCCCGCGAATACCACCAATGGCGCGCCCAACAGCGCCGATCACTCCCTACCCCTGCTCGATGA
- a CDS encoding WhiB family transcriptional regulator, protein MTTHDTPWAASAACATRLDLPWLSDHADTTPWDAEAMRGVCAACPVVLDCLAAVHALDITGGWWAGADRDPHAHTADTAPAWATHTPDQPVAGTAWEPITTRRGRVVGAQGAMPLLGRAA, encoded by the coding sequence ATGACCACCCACGACACGCCCTGGGCCGCTTCTGCTGCGTGTGCTACTCGCCTGGACCTGCCCTGGCTGAGCGACCACGCCGACACCACTCCCTGGGACGCGGAGGCCATGCGGGGCGTGTGCGCGGCCTGCCCGGTCGTGCTCGACTGCCTCGCTGCCGTTCACGCCCTCGACATCACCGGCGGCTGGTGGGCCGGTGCCGACCGCGACCCCCACGCGCATACCGCCGACACCGCCCCCGCCTGGGCCACCCACACCCCCGACCAGCCCGTGGCCGGGACGGCGTGGGAGCCCATCACCACCCGCCGCGGTCGCGTGGTCGGCGCTCAGGGCGCCATGCCCCTGCTCGGGAGGGCGGCGTGA
- a CDS encoding plasmid replication, integration and excision activator — protein sequence MAMQKRIPFAHHAVFPHSAFLVGEVVAVVDFNAPARADGSKPQQTDRDSGLPVWSVQVLDADPEAGKKDKTVTVKIVAAHQPVPPVNETPFPFTPVEFVGLTALPYVEETGNGRARIAWSYRAEGMVAPGQSNKVQAPRKSEAA from the coding sequence ATGGCTATGCAGAAGCGGATTCCGTTCGCGCACCACGCGGTGTTCCCGCACTCGGCGTTTCTGGTGGGTGAGGTGGTGGCGGTGGTGGACTTCAACGCCCCGGCACGGGCGGACGGCAGCAAGCCCCAGCAGACGGATCGGGACTCGGGCCTGCCGGTGTGGTCGGTGCAGGTGCTGGATGCGGATCCGGAGGCGGGGAAGAAGGACAAGACGGTGACGGTGAAGATCGTCGCCGCGCATCAGCCGGTGCCGCCGGTGAACGAGACGCCGTTCCCGTTCACGCCGGTGGAGTTCGTGGGCCTGACCGCGCTGCCCTATGTGGAGGAGACGGGGAATGGCCGGGCGCGGATCGCGTGGTCGTATCGGGCTGAGGGGATGGTCGCCCCCGGCCAGAGCAACAAGGTGCAGGCGCCGCGGAAGTCTGAGGCGGCCTGA
- a CDS encoding L-serine ammonia-lyase — protein MALSVFDLFSIGIGPSSSHTVGPMRAALMFVQLLDGEGLLERVRQVHVELYGSLGATGHGHGSDKAVLLGLAGNAPETIDPRGCEGDLRQIRQDKRIRLLGRHEIGFDEDVDLVMHRTQALPAHSNGMTCSAVVDGLDEPVERTYYSVGGGFVVTEDGSGVRRIVEDTTPVPHAFRTGDELLAICEETGLSIAQVMLENELCWRSREEVVQGLLGIWRVMQECVDNGVSTEGILPGGLRVRRRAPELAVRLAIEDGQADPLRGLDWITLYALAVNEENAAGGRVVTAPTNGAAGIIPAVLHYYTRFVPGATELGVVRFLLTAAAVGVIIKETASISGAEVGCQGEVGSACAMAAAGMAAVLGGTPRQVENAAEIGMEHNLGLTCDPVGGLVQIPCIERNAVAAVKAVTAARTAIHGDGRHIVSLDKVVKTMRETGADMKVKYKETARGGLAVNVIEC, from the coding sequence ATGGCCCTCAGCGTCTTCGACCTGTTCTCGATCGGTATCGGTCCCTCCAGCTCTCACACCGTGGGGCCGATGCGGGCGGCGCTGATGTTCGTCCAGCTGCTCGACGGCGAGGGCCTTCTGGAGCGGGTTCGCCAGGTCCACGTCGAGCTCTACGGCTCGCTGGGCGCGACCGGTCACGGGCACGGGTCCGACAAGGCCGTCCTGCTCGGTCTGGCCGGCAACGCCCCCGAGACCATCGACCCGCGCGGCTGCGAGGGGGACCTGCGACAGATCCGGCAGGACAAGCGGATCCGGTTGCTCGGTCGTCACGAGATCGGCTTCGACGAGGACGTCGACCTGGTCATGCACCGCACCCAGGCCCTGCCCGCGCACTCCAACGGGATGACCTGCTCCGCGGTCGTGGACGGTCTGGACGAGCCGGTCGAGCGGACGTACTACTCCGTCGGCGGCGGCTTCGTCGTCACCGAGGACGGCTCCGGCGTGCGCCGCATCGTCGAGGACACCACCCCGGTGCCGCACGCCTTCCGTACCGGCGACGAGCTGCTCGCCATCTGCGAGGAGACGGGGCTGTCGATCGCGCAGGTGATGCTGGAGAACGAGCTGTGCTGGCGGTCCCGCGAAGAGGTCGTCCAGGGGCTGCTGGGGATCTGGCGGGTCATGCAGGAGTGCGTCGACAACGGCGTCTCGACCGAGGGGATCCTCCCCGGTGGGCTGCGGGTGCGCCGCCGCGCCCCCGAGCTCGCGGTGCGTCTCGCCATCGAGGACGGGCAGGCCGATCCGCTGCGGGGCCTGGACTGGATCACGCTCTACGCCCTGGCCGTCAACGAGGAGAACGCCGCGGGCGGGCGGGTCGTGACGGCCCCGACCAACGGCGCCGCCGGGATCATCCCTGCCGTCCTGCACTACTACACGCGGTTCGTGCCCGGGGCCACCGAGCTGGGCGTGGTGCGCTTCCTGCTCACCGCCGCCGCGGTCGGGGTGATCATCAAGGAGACGGCCTCCATCTCGGGGGCCGAGGTGGGCTGCCAGGGCGAGGTCGGGTCGGCGTGCGCGATGGCTGCGGCCGGTATGGCGGCCGTGCTCGGCGGCACCCCTCGCCAGGTGGAGAACGCCGCCGAGATCGGCATGGAGCACAACCTGGGGCTCACCTGCGACCCCGTGGGCGGCCTGGTGCAGATCCCGTGCATCGAGCGCAACGCCGTCGCCGCGGTCAAGGCGGTCACCGCCGCCCGCACGGCGATCCACGGCGACGGGCGGCACATCGTCTCCCTGGACAAGGTGGTCAAGACCATGCGCGAGACCGGCGCCGACATGAAGGTGAAGTACAAGGAGACGGCGCGCGGGGGGCTGGCGGTCAACGTCATCGAGTGCTGA
- a CDS encoding sugar phosphate nucleotidyltransferase: MTVDQHDAAGGRGVDVSQIPVVILCGGQGTRIREASEKLPKPMIEIGGKPIVWHIMKTYYEHGFRRFVLCLGYKSDVIKSYFLDRQRLSADVILRPGQEPEFRGGDRTEEEWEITLVETGLDAGTGGRVKLAAQYLDAPYFMLTYGDGIGDVDITAQVRHALRMDTVACVTGVHPASRYGEMHVDDAGEMVTEFNEKPTLATGWVSGGFFMMKREFVDRYLADIEVEDMLEKKPLRHVSRDGELAVYEHEGFWMGMDTFRDWKELNERWDEGKAPWKIWE, translated from the coding sequence GTGACCGTCGACCAGCACGACGCGGCGGGGGGCCGAGGCGTGGACGTCTCGCAGATCCCCGTCGTCATCCTCTGCGGAGGGCAGGGGACCCGCATCCGCGAGGCCAGCGAGAAGCTCCCCAAGCCGATGATCGAGATCGGTGGCAAGCCCATCGTCTGGCACATCATGAAGACCTACTACGAGCACGGCTTCCGCCGCTTCGTGCTCTGCCTCGGCTACAAGTCCGACGTCATCAAGAGTTACTTCCTGGACCGTCAGCGGCTGTCCGCCGACGTCATCCTGCGCCCCGGCCAGGAGCCGGAGTTCCGCGGCGGGGACCGCACCGAGGAGGAGTGGGAGATCACCCTCGTCGAGACCGGTCTGGACGCCGGCACCGGCGGCCGGGTCAAGCTCGCCGCGCAGTACCTCGACGCGCCCTACTTCATGCTGACCTACGGCGACGGCATCGGTGACGTCGACATCACCGCCCAGGTCCGCCACGCGCTGCGCATGGACACGGTGGCCTGCGTCACCGGGGTCCACCCGGCCTCGCGGTATGGCGAGATGCACGTGGACGACGCCGGTGAGATGGTCACCGAGTTCAACGAGAAGCCCACCCTCGCGACCGGCTGGGTCTCGGGCGGGTTCTTCATGATGAAGCGGGAGTTCGTCGACCGCTACCTCGCCGACATCGAGGTCGAGGACATGCTGGAGAAGAAGCCCCTGCGCCACGTCTCGCGCGACGGCGAGCTCGCGGTCTACGAGCACGAGGGCTTCTGGATGGGCATGGACACCTTCCGCGACTGGAAGGAGCTCAACGAGCGCTGGGACGAGGGCAAGGCGCCCTGGAAGATCTGGGAGTGA
- the rfbC gene encoding dTDP-4-dehydrorhamnose 3,5-epimerase, with translation MRLRTFDIDGPALVDLTLLEDDRGFFARTFCTQEFQDAGLNPAVIQCNMSYNYKAGTIRGLHQQIDPAPEAKLVRCIRGRIVDVIVDLRPESPTYLQHVKVELTADNRQALYVPEHFAHGYLTLEDDCEVTYQVSHAYTPNTERGFRWDDPAFGIDWGREVEVISDKDAQWPLFAERADVHRPETMPAPRQAQLKEQA, from the coding sequence ATGCGGCTGCGCACCTTCGACATCGACGGACCGGCCCTGGTCGACCTCACGCTCCTCGAGGACGACCGCGGCTTCTTCGCGCGGACCTTCTGCACCCAGGAGTTCCAGGACGCCGGGCTCAACCCCGCCGTCATCCAGTGCAACATGTCCTACAACTACAAGGCCGGCACCATCCGCGGCCTGCACCAGCAGATCGACCCGGCCCCCGAGGCCAAGCTGGTGCGCTGCATCCGCGGCCGCATCGTCGACGTGATCGTGGACCTGCGCCCGGAGTCGCCGACCTACCTCCAGCACGTCAAGGTCGAGCTCACCGCGGACAACCGGCAGGCGCTGTACGTCCCCGAGCACTTCGCGCACGGCTACCTCACCCTCGAGGACGACTGCGAGGTGACCTACCAGGTCTCCCACGCCTACACGCCCAACACCGAGCGCGGGTTCCGGTGGGACGACCCGGCCTTCGGGATCGACTGGGGCCGTGAGGTCGAGGTCATCTCCGACAAGGACGCCCAGTGGCCGCTCTTCGCCGAGCGCGCCGACGTCCACCGACCCGAGACGATGCCGGCCCCGCGCCAGGCACAGCTGAAGGAGCAGGCATGA
- a CDS encoding FtsK/SpoIIIE domain-containing protein, with product MSQVLDLGREHTTTAKDGDPVTVWRPARARVKTTSTTLHVRVRVPAGKTAAHVLAQAEAVAAMAGASSVRAEKASPSVAVWHLCMVRVLDTPRPSTPPTSARGPVVLGRREDGTDLTWDPWTDAHIGLQGQTRGGKSHGVQTLLAGVSMRTDVVVTGCDPSGILLGPWTNGRGGAWIATGTRDMTQHAAVLTALVTEMDHRIATLTQAGVDKLTRFTAATPVLVVVLEEYPGLLAAARSDDDTTGRKAGDRITPVIERQVGRLVREGAKVGVRVVVLAQRMSAKTLDTDDRANLPTRITLRCDSTDSIRMLHDGTDVDPADVRAFPPGVALVETPGHPLTRARLDATTYATYLRRVEDGTHATNTTPSAWQAPALAATHDVTRVSAHVHEPGASLVEGTPTPKNRRTRTTKTTTTDTSTSPVTDAGTIDMTSSSSTVPKEEGEAA from the coding sequence ATGAGCCAGGTCCTCGACCTCGGCCGGGAACACACCACCACGGCCAAGGACGGCGACCCCGTCACGGTGTGGCGCCCCGCCCGCGCCCGGGTGAAGACCACCTCCACGACCCTGCACGTCCGGGTGCGGGTCCCCGCAGGAAAGACCGCCGCTCACGTGCTCGCTCAGGCGGAGGCGGTCGCGGCCATGGCAGGCGCCTCCTCCGTCCGCGCCGAGAAGGCCTCCCCGAGCGTCGCGGTGTGGCACCTGTGCATGGTCCGCGTCCTGGACACCCCCCGCCCCTCGACGCCCCCGACCAGCGCACGCGGCCCCGTCGTCCTCGGGCGGCGTGAGGACGGGACGGATCTGACATGGGACCCCTGGACCGATGCGCACATCGGGTTGCAGGGCCAGACCCGCGGCGGGAAGTCCCACGGCGTCCAAACCCTCCTCGCCGGGGTGTCCATGCGCACCGACGTCGTGGTCACCGGCTGCGACCCCTCCGGCATCCTCCTGGGCCCCTGGACCAACGGTCGGGGTGGGGCGTGGATCGCCACCGGCACCCGCGACATGACTCAGCATGCCGCGGTCCTGACCGCCCTCGTCACCGAGATGGACCACCGCATCGCCACCCTCACCCAGGCGGGGGTGGACAAGCTCACCCGGTTCACGGCCGCGACGCCGGTCCTGGTCGTCGTCCTGGAGGAATACCCCGGCCTGCTCGCCGCGGCCCGCAGCGACGACGACACCACCGGCCGCAAGGCCGGCGACCGCATCACACCCGTCATCGAACGGCAGGTCGGACGCCTTGTCCGGGAGGGCGCGAAGGTCGGGGTGCGGGTGGTGGTGCTCGCGCAGCGGATGAGCGCGAAGACCCTGGACACCGACGACCGCGCCAACCTACCCACCCGCATCACCCTGCGCTGTGACTCCACCGACAGCATCCGCATGCTCCACGACGGCACCGACGTCGACCCCGCCGACGTCCGCGCCTTCCCACCCGGCGTCGCCCTGGTAGAGACCCCCGGCCACCCCCTCACCCGGGCACGCCTCGACGCCACCACCTACGCGACGTACCTGCGCCGCGTCGAGGACGGCACCCACGCCACCAACACCACCCCCAGCGCCTGGCAAGCCCCCGCCCTCGCCGCCACCCACGACGTCACCCGCGTGTCCGCACACGTCCACGAACCCGGCGCGTCACTCGTCGAAGGCACCCCCACCCCCAAGAACCGACGCACCCGCACCACCAAGACCACTACCACCGACACCAGCACGAGTCCCGTGACCGACGCGGGAACCATCGACATGACCTCCAGCAGCAGCACGGTCCCGAAGGAGGAGGGAGAAGCCGCATGA
- a CDS encoding NAD-dependent epimerase/dehydratase family protein, whose product MKVLVTGTEGYLGCLVAAELIRDGHDVTGVDTGFYAQGWLYNGVDLAAKTLRKDIRRLTADDVRGHDAIVHMAELSNDPLGALIPNVTYDVNHKGSVKLAELAKQAGVERFVYMSSCSVYGVADGVVDESSQVNPQTAYAECKAMVERDVMPMGDDTFSPTFMRNATAYGASPRMRFDIVLNNLSGLAWTTKKIAMTSDGTPWRPLVHALDIARSIRCAITAPREAVHGQIFNVGKTEHNWRVREIAEIVAAAFPGCEVTFGDNGGDNRSYKVNFDKIATQLPGYASEWDAERGAKQLAEVFATIDLDEATFTGRGHTRLKQLEHLMRTKQLDDQMFWTKPAGSIL is encoded by the coding sequence ATGAAGGTTCTGGTCACCGGCACCGAGGGTTATCTCGGCTGTCTCGTCGCGGCGGAGCTGATCCGCGACGGTCACGACGTCACCGGCGTCGACACGGGCTTCTACGCCCAGGGCTGGCTCTACAACGGCGTCGACCTCGCCGCCAAGACCCTGCGCAAGGACATCCGGCGCCTGACGGCGGACGACGTCCGTGGTCACGACGCCATCGTGCACATGGCCGAGCTGTCCAACGACCCGCTGGGCGCGCTCATCCCGAACGTCACCTACGACGTCAACCACAAGGGCTCGGTGAAGCTCGCCGAGCTGGCCAAGCAGGCCGGTGTGGAACGCTTCGTCTACATGTCCTCCTGCTCGGTCTACGGCGTCGCCGACGGCGTCGTCGACGAGAGCTCGCAGGTCAACCCGCAGACGGCCTACGCGGAGTGCAAGGCCATGGTCGAGCGCGACGTCATGCCGATGGGAGACGACACCTTCTCGCCCACCTTCATGCGCAACGCGACGGCCTACGGCGCGTCCCCGCGCATGCGCTTCGACATCGTGCTCAACAACCTGTCCGGCCTGGCCTGGACCACCAAGAAGATCGCGATGACCTCCGACGGCACCCCCTGGCGCCCGCTGGTCCACGCGCTCGACATCGCCAGGTCGATCCGCTGCGCGATCACCGCGCCGCGCGAGGCCGTGCACGGCCAGATCTTCAACGTCGGCAAGACCGAGCACAACTGGCGGGTCCGGGAGATCGCCGAGATCGTCGCCGCGGCGTTCCCCGGCTGCGAGGTGACCTTCGGCGACAACGGTGGCGACAACCGGTCCTACAAGGTCAACTTCGACAAGATCGCCACGCAGCTCCCGGGCTACGCGAGCGAGTGGGACGCCGAGCGCGGCGCCAAGCAGCTCGCCGAGGTCTTCGCGACCATCGACCTGGACGAGGCGACCTTCACCGGCCGCGGCCACACCCGCCTCAAGCAGCTGGAGCACCTGATGCGCACCAAGCAGCTCGACGACCAGATGTTCTGGACCAAGCCGGCCGGGAGCATCCTCTGA
- a CDS encoding NAD(P)H-dependent oxidoreductase: MILVDTALARREQEGNPIRVALVGAGFMGRGFVNQVTSSVPGMQVVAIVNRTQANAERAYTEAGITEWEVVDSATALDEAVRAGKAVITSDHTAVTGSSSVDAIVEATGAVEYGAHVVSDAIEGGKHVVLLNAEVDGTVGYALKQRALAKGVILTGCDGDQPGVQMNLYRFVKSIGLTPLVMGNIKGLQDEYRNPTTQEGFAKQWGQDPYMVTSFADGTKVSFEQALVANATGMTVEKRGLKGADHRDHIDTATKHYDVEELKRLGGVVDYVVGAQPGPGVYCFATHDDPKQQHYLKLYKLGEGPLYSFYTPYHLCHFEVPLTVARAVLFGDYAITPSGKPTVEVITVAKRDLPAGHTLDGLGGYDSYGQCEAAAVTASEDLLPMGVAEGCVLKRDVKRDEYLTYADVELPQGRLVDALREEQARLS, encoded by the coding sequence ATGATCCTCGTCGACACCGCCCTCGCCCGGCGCGAGCAGGAGGGCAACCCCATCCGGGTCGCCCTCGTGGGCGCCGGCTTCATGGGCCGCGGCTTCGTCAACCAGGTGACCAGCTCGGTGCCCGGCATGCAGGTCGTCGCCATCGTCAACCGCACCCAGGCCAACGCCGAGCGGGCCTACACCGAGGCCGGCATCACCGAGTGGGAGGTCGTGGACTCCGCGACCGCGCTCGACGAGGCGGTCCGGGCCGGCAAGGCCGTCATCACCAGCGACCACACCGCCGTCACCGGGTCCTCCAGCGTCGACGCCATCGTCGAGGCCACCGGCGCCGTGGAGTACGGCGCGCACGTGGTCAGCGACGCCATCGAGGGCGGCAAGCACGTCGTCCTGCTCAACGCCGAGGTCGACGGCACCGTCGGCTACGCGCTCAAGCAGCGGGCGCTCGCCAAGGGCGTCATCCTCACCGGCTGCGACGGCGACCAGCCCGGCGTGCAGATGAACCTCTACCGCTTCGTGAAGTCGATCGGGCTCACGCCGCTGGTCATGGGCAACATCAAGGGCCTGCAGGACGAGTACCGCAACCCCACCACGCAGGAGGGTTTCGCCAAGCAGTGGGGCCAGGACCCCTACATGGTGACGTCCTTCGCGGACGGCACCAAGGTGTCCTTCGAGCAGGCCCTCGTGGCCAACGCGACCGGTATGACGGTGGAGAAGCGCGGCCTCAAGGGCGCCGACCACCGCGACCACATCGACACCGCCACCAAGCACTACGACGTCGAGGAGCTCAAGCGCCTCGGCGGCGTCGTGGACTACGTCGTGGGCGCCCAGCCCGGGCCCGGCGTCTACTGCTTCGCCACCCACGACGACCCGAAGCAGCAGCACTACCTCAAGCTCTACAAGCTCGGCGAGGGGCCGCTGTACTCCTTCTACACGCCCTACCACCTGTGCCACTTCGAGGTGCCGCTGACCGTGGCTCGCGCGGTGCTCTTCGGGGACTACGCCATCACGCCGTCGGGGAAGCCGACCGTCGAGGTCATTACCGTCGCCAAGCGTGACCTGCCCGCCGGGCACACGCTCGACGGTCTCGGGGGCTACGACAGCTACGGCCAGTGCGAGGCCGCCGCCGTCACGGCCTCCGAGGACCTGCTGCCGATGGGTGTGGCCGAGGGCTGCGTGCTCAAGCGCGACGTCAAGCGGGACGAGTACCTCACCTACGCCGACGTCGAGCTGCCCCAGGGCCGGCTCGTCGACGCGCTGCGCGAGGAGCAGGCCCGCCTGTCCTGA
- a CDS encoding tyrosine-type recombinase/integrase: MTAEKPAPRLRDGVIRRGNTWSYVLRVTDANGVSKPRWTGGFPTEAAAKAARDQARVANARGEFVLRNGVTVGEYLRAWLDGHALEVKPRTRAGYAQIINSYVVPRIGHLRLQDVRPATLSGLYRTLLDEGGKGGRPLSPRTVEYTHAVLRKAFRDAVVTDQVIPTNPAERAKRPRKVSAPPNDDMWNANDLAAFLVTASEHRLHAFYRLAAYTGARRGELLHLRWRDVDLGPAPSIRIRGTVGVVDGRRVEGSTKGGRERTVSIDEGTVAVLREHRRRQEADRALAGDSWIAGDLVFRMDIGAPLFPDTPTALFAKLIRRHNDAHPDAPLPPLRLHDLRHLHATLLLRAGQPVHVVSARLGHADPSITLRVYAHVLADQAAGAADAFAQAMGE; the protein is encoded by the coding sequence GTGACGGCCGAGAAGCCGGCGCCGCGCTTGCGCGACGGGGTGATCCGGCGCGGCAACACCTGGTCGTACGTGCTGCGCGTCACTGACGCCAACGGGGTGAGCAAGCCTCGGTGGACGGGAGGTTTTCCCACGGAGGCGGCGGCCAAGGCTGCCCGGGATCAGGCTCGTGTCGCCAACGCGCGGGGTGAGTTCGTGCTCCGTAACGGTGTCACGGTGGGGGAGTACCTGCGGGCGTGGCTCGACGGTCATGCCTTGGAGGTCAAGCCGCGCACCCGCGCAGGTTATGCGCAGATCATCAACTCGTACGTGGTGCCTCGCATCGGTCACCTGCGCCTGCAGGACGTGCGCCCGGCGACCCTCAGCGGGCTGTACCGCACGCTGCTGGACGAGGGCGGCAAGGGTGGTCGGCCTCTGTCGCCGCGCACGGTGGAGTACACGCACGCGGTGCTGCGCAAGGCCTTTCGTGACGCGGTGGTCACTGATCAGGTCATCCCGACCAACCCGGCAGAGCGGGCCAAGCGGCCTCGCAAGGTGTCGGCGCCTCCGAACGACGACATGTGGAACGCCAATGACCTCGCGGCCTTCCTCGTGACCGCGTCCGAGCACCGGCTGCACGCCTTCTACCGGCTCGCGGCGTACACGGGCGCGCGGCGCGGGGAGTTGCTGCACCTGCGCTGGCGGGACGTGGACCTCGGCCCGGCACCGTCCATCCGCATCCGAGGCACGGTCGGCGTGGTCGACGGCAGGCGGGTCGAGGGGTCGACCAAGGGCGGGCGGGAGCGCACGGTGAGCATCGACGAGGGGACGGTGGCGGTTCTGCGCGAGCACCGGCGTCGCCAGGAGGCTGACCGCGCTCTGGCCGGTGACTCGTGGATCGCTGGTGACCTGGTGTTCCGGATGGATATCGGCGCGCCCCTGTTCCCGGACACGCCGACGGCGTTGTTCGCCAAGCTGATTCGCAGGCACAACGACGCTCACCCGGACGCGCCGTTGCCTCCGCTGCGGCTGCACGACCTGCGTCATCTGCACGCGACCTTGCTGCTGCGTGCGGGCCAGCCGGTGCACGTCGTGTCCGCCCGTCTGGGTCACGCCGATCCCTCGATCACCCTGCGGGTCTACGCGCACGTCCTCGCGGACCAGGCCGCCGGTGCCGCGGATGCCTTCGCGCAGGCGATGGGGGAGTGA
- a CDS encoding helix-turn-helix domain-containing protein, translated as MDDNRIYRVAEVAAYLGVSRSKVYELVRSGRLPSVKIDGVRRVRGADVMAFIERHVVAA; from the coding sequence ATGGACGACAACCGCATCTACCGCGTGGCTGAGGTCGCTGCCTACCTGGGCGTCAGCCGTTCCAAGGTCTATGAGCTCGTGCGCTCGGGGCGTCTGCCCTCGGTGAAGATCGATGGTGTTCGCCGCGTGCGCGGCGCCGACGTGATGGCGTTCATCGAGCGCCACGTGGTGGCGGCGTGA